The proteins below are encoded in one region of Festucalex cinctus isolate MCC-2025b chromosome 2, RoL_Fcin_1.0, whole genome shotgun sequence:
- the LOC144014025 gene encoding sodium- and chloride-dependent creatine transporter 1-like isoform X3, with amino-acid sequence MEAGDLSEGEAGGSIHSLVAVSGMSAECGEDGSAGTPLSKDSASSLPQEIERETWTRQMDFIMSCVGFAVGLGNVWRFPYLCYKNGGGVFLIPYLLMVFIGGIPVFFLEIALGQFMKQGGVSAWNIAPLFKGLGLASMVIVFFCNTYYIMILVWGLYFLFHSFTNPLPWATCGHAWNTPNCTEDFRRTCHNDSVDSPVQPSSQPLVTSIDSPAVQSSPSNQSLLSNSCMLTEGMRSPVIEFWEHKVLHLSSGLHEPGTINYEVVLCLLATWVLVYFCIWKGVKSTGKVVYFTAVFPYVVLIILLVHGATLPGAVDGIVYYLKPDWSKLGEAQVWIDAGTQIFFSYAIGLGALTALGSYNRFYYNSYQDAFVLAVINSGTSFFAGFVVFSVLGFMAAEQGVHISKVAESGPGLAFIAYPKAVTLMPLAPVWAALFFFMLLVLGLDSQGGMYVFQLFDYYSASGITLLWQAFWECVVIAWVYGADRFMDDVARMIGYHPLPYMKWCWSYITPIVCMGVFLFHVVNYKPLTYNNVYTYPWWGELCGWILALSSMLCIPLTVVYKLLRSTGSLQERWKRLITPRWGRHHLEYLIPENEGMLLRTNSKNLHRSQV; translated from the exons ATGGAAGCGGGAGACCTGTCTGAAGGAGAGGCTGGGGGTTCGATTCATTCCCTTGTGGCTGTCTCTGGAATGAGCGCGGAATGCGGCGAGGACGGAAGTGCCGGTACCCCCCTGAGCAAGGACAGCGCTTCCTCACTACCGCAGGAGATCGAGAGAGAAACCTGGACCAGGCAGATGGACTTCATCATGTCCTGCGTTGGTTTTGCTGTCGGCTTGGGCAATGTGTGGCGCTTTCCTTACCTTTGCTACAAGAATGGAGGAG GTGTGTTCCTCATCCCTTACTTGCTGATGGTGTTCATCGGGGGCATCCCCGTCTTCTTCCTGGAAATCGCGTTGGGGCAGTTCATGAAGCAGGGAGGGGTTTCTGCCTGGAACATCGCACCCCTTTTCAAAG GTTTGGGCTTGGCCTCAATGGTGATTGTGTTCTTCTGCAACACCTACTACATCATGATTCTGGTGTGGGGTCTGTATTTTCTCTTCCACTCTTTCACCAATCCGCTCCCGTGGGCCACCTGTGGCCACGCTTGGAACACGCCCAACTGTACCGAGGACTTCCGCCGCACCTGCCACAACGACAGTGTCGACTCACCCGTCCAACCATCATCCCAACCGCTTGTCACCAGTATTGACTCACCTGCTGTCCAAAGCTCGCCCTCAAACCAGTCACTCCTTAGCAACAGCTGCATGTTGACGGAAGGCATGCGCTCACCAGTCATCGAGTTCTGGGA ACATAAAGTTCTCCATCTGTCGAGTGGGCTTCATGAGCCGGGTACCATCAACTACGAGGTGGTGCTGTGCCTCCTTGCCACTTGGGTCCTTGTTTACTTCTGCATATGGAAAGGAGTTAAAAGCACCGGCAAG GTTGTATACTTCACGGCTGTGTTCCCGTATGTGGTTCTGATTATTCTATTGGTGCATGGTGCCACCCTACCTGGAGCAGTCGATGGGATTGTGTACTACCTGAAACCAGATTGGTCCAAACTAGGAGAAGCGCAG GTGTGGATTGATGCTGGAACACAGATTTTCTTCTCATATGCTATCGGGCTGGGTGCCCTGACTGCGCTTGGCAGCTATAACCGCTTTTATTACAACTCTTACCA GGATGCGTTTGTGCTGGCAGTCATTAACAGCGGAACCAGCTTCTTTGCAGGCTTTGTCGTCTTCTCTGTGTTGGGCTTCATGGCTGCAGAGCAAGGCGTGCACATCAGTAAGGTAGCTGAGAGTG GACCTGGCCTGGCATTTATAGCCTACCCTAAGGCTGTGACTTTGATGCCTCTAGCACCAGTCTGGGCAGCACTCTTCTTCTTTATGTTACTTGTACTTGGTCTGGACAGTCAG GGAGGGATGTACGTCTTCCAGTTGTTTGACTACTACTCTGCCAGTGGCATCACTCTGCTGTGGCAGGCGTTCTGGGAGTGCGTGGTGATTGCGTGGGTCTACG GTGCAGACCGTTTCATGGACGACGTGGCCCGTATGATCGGCTATCATCCCCTTCCCTACATGAAGTGGTGCTGGTCCTACATCACGCCCATTGTCTGCATG GGAGTGTTTCTATTCCATGTGGTGAACTACAAGCCTCTAACCTACAACAACGTCTACACATACCCATGGTGGGGTGAACTTTGTGGCTGGATATTGGCCCTTTCCTCCATGCTGTGTATCCCGCTCACTGTTGTGTACAAGCTGCTGCGCTCTACCGGATCACTTCAGGAG CGGTGGAAACGCCTCATAACCCCACGATGGGGCAGACATCACCTGGAGTATCTTATCCCGGAGAATGAAGGCATGCTGCTGCGGACCAATTCCAAGAATCTTCATCGCTCCCAAGTGTAG
- the LOC144014025 gene encoding sodium- and chloride-dependent creatine transporter 1-like isoform X1, whose protein sequence is MEAGDLSEGEAGGSIHSLVAVSGMSAECGEDGSAGTPLSKDSASSLPQEIERETWTRQMDFIMSCVGFAVGLGNVWRFPYLCYKNGGGVFLIPYLLMVFIGGIPVFFLEIALGQFMKQGGVSAWNIAPLFKGLGLASMVIVFFCNTYYIMILVWGLYFLFHSFTNPLPWATCGHAWNTPNCTEDFRRTCHNDSVDSPVQPSSQPLVTSIDSPAVQSSPSNQSLLSNSCMLTEGMRSPVIEFWEHKVLHLSSGLHEPGTINYEVVLCLLATWVLVYFCIWKGVKSTGKVVYFTAVFPYVVLIILLVHGATLPGAVDGIVYYLKPDWSKLGEAQVWIDAGTQIFFSYAIGLGALTALGSYNRFYYNSYQDAFVLAVINSGTSFFAGFVVFSVLGFMAAEQGVHISKVAESGPGLAFIAYPKAVTLMPLAPVWAALFFFMLLVLGLDSQFVGVEGFITGLMDMLPPKSAQGCLRREVVAAVCCVICVLIDISMITEGGMYVFQLFDYYSASGITLLWQAFWECVVIAWVYGADRFMDDVARMIGYHPLPYMKWCWSYITPIVCMGVFLFHVVNYKPLTYNNVYTYPWWGELCGWILALSSMLCIPLTVVYKLLRSTGSLQERWKRLITPRWGRHHLEYLIPENEGMLLRTNSKNLHRSQV, encoded by the exons ATGGAAGCGGGAGACCTGTCTGAAGGAGAGGCTGGGGGTTCGATTCATTCCCTTGTGGCTGTCTCTGGAATGAGCGCGGAATGCGGCGAGGACGGAAGTGCCGGTACCCCCCTGAGCAAGGACAGCGCTTCCTCACTACCGCAGGAGATCGAGAGAGAAACCTGGACCAGGCAGATGGACTTCATCATGTCCTGCGTTGGTTTTGCTGTCGGCTTGGGCAATGTGTGGCGCTTTCCTTACCTTTGCTACAAGAATGGAGGAG GTGTGTTCCTCATCCCTTACTTGCTGATGGTGTTCATCGGGGGCATCCCCGTCTTCTTCCTGGAAATCGCGTTGGGGCAGTTCATGAAGCAGGGAGGGGTTTCTGCCTGGAACATCGCACCCCTTTTCAAAG GTTTGGGCTTGGCCTCAATGGTGATTGTGTTCTTCTGCAACACCTACTACATCATGATTCTGGTGTGGGGTCTGTATTTTCTCTTCCACTCTTTCACCAATCCGCTCCCGTGGGCCACCTGTGGCCACGCTTGGAACACGCCCAACTGTACCGAGGACTTCCGCCGCACCTGCCACAACGACAGTGTCGACTCACCCGTCCAACCATCATCCCAACCGCTTGTCACCAGTATTGACTCACCTGCTGTCCAAAGCTCGCCCTCAAACCAGTCACTCCTTAGCAACAGCTGCATGTTGACGGAAGGCATGCGCTCACCAGTCATCGAGTTCTGGGA ACATAAAGTTCTCCATCTGTCGAGTGGGCTTCATGAGCCGGGTACCATCAACTACGAGGTGGTGCTGTGCCTCCTTGCCACTTGGGTCCTTGTTTACTTCTGCATATGGAAAGGAGTTAAAAGCACCGGCAAG GTTGTATACTTCACGGCTGTGTTCCCGTATGTGGTTCTGATTATTCTATTGGTGCATGGTGCCACCCTACCTGGAGCAGTCGATGGGATTGTGTACTACCTGAAACCAGATTGGTCCAAACTAGGAGAAGCGCAG GTGTGGATTGATGCTGGAACACAGATTTTCTTCTCATATGCTATCGGGCTGGGTGCCCTGACTGCGCTTGGCAGCTATAACCGCTTTTATTACAACTCTTACCA GGATGCGTTTGTGCTGGCAGTCATTAACAGCGGAACCAGCTTCTTTGCAGGCTTTGTCGTCTTCTCTGTGTTGGGCTTCATGGCTGCAGAGCAAGGCGTGCACATCAGTAAGGTAGCTGAGAGTG GACCTGGCCTGGCATTTATAGCCTACCCTAAGGCTGTGACTTTGATGCCTCTAGCACCAGTCTGGGCAGCACTCTTCTTCTTTATGTTACTTGTACTTGGTCTGGACAGTCAG tttgTTGGGGTAGAAGGTTTCATAACTGGACTCATGGACATGCTTCCTCCCAAGTCCGCCCAGGGCTGCTTGCGACGAGAGGTGGTCGCAGCCGTCTGCTGTGTCATCTGCGTCCTCATTGACATCTCCATGATCACCGAG GGAGGGATGTACGTCTTCCAGTTGTTTGACTACTACTCTGCCAGTGGCATCACTCTGCTGTGGCAGGCGTTCTGGGAGTGCGTGGTGATTGCGTGGGTCTACG GTGCAGACCGTTTCATGGACGACGTGGCCCGTATGATCGGCTATCATCCCCTTCCCTACATGAAGTGGTGCTGGTCCTACATCACGCCCATTGTCTGCATG GGAGTGTTTCTATTCCATGTGGTGAACTACAAGCCTCTAACCTACAACAACGTCTACACATACCCATGGTGGGGTGAACTTTGTGGCTGGATATTGGCCCTTTCCTCCATGCTGTGTATCCCGCTCACTGTTGTGTACAAGCTGCTGCGCTCTACCGGATCACTTCAGGAG CGGTGGAAACGCCTCATAACCCCACGATGGGGCAGACATCACCTGGAGTATCTTATCCCGGAGAATGAAGGCATGCTGCTGCGGACCAATTCCAAGAATCTTCATCGCTCCCAAGTGTAG
- the LOC144014025 gene encoding sodium- and chloride-dependent creatine transporter 1-like isoform X2, which translates to MEAGDLSEGEAGGSIHSLVAVSGMSAECGEDGSAGTPLSKDSASSLPQEIERETWTRQMDFIMSCVGFAVGLGNVWRFPYLCYKNGGGVFLIPYLLMVFIGGIPVFFLEIALGQFMKQGGVSAWNIAPLFKGLGLASMVIVFFCNTYYIMILVWGLYFLFHSFTNPLPWATCGHAWNTPNCTEDFRRTCHNDSVDSPVQPSSQPLVTSIDSPAVQSSPSNQSLLSNSCMLTEGMRSPVIEFWEHKVLHLSSGLHEPGTINYEVVLCLLATWVLVYFCIWKGVKSTGKVVYFTAVFPYVVLIILLVHGATLPGAVDGIVYYLKPDWSKLGEAQVWIDAGTQIFFSYAIGLGALTALGSYNRFYYNSYQDAFVLAVINSGTSFFAGFVVFSVLGFMAAEQGVHISKVAESGPGLAFIAYPKAVTLMPLAPVWAALFFFMLLVLGLDSQFVGVEGFITGLMDMLPPKSAQGCLRREVVAAVCCVICVLIDISMITEGGMYVFQLFDYYSASGITLLWQAFWECVVIAWVYDRFMDDVARMIGYHPLPYMKWCWSYITPIVCMGVFLFHVVNYKPLTYNNVYTYPWWGELCGWILALSSMLCIPLTVVYKLLRSTGSLQERWKRLITPRWGRHHLEYLIPENEGMLLRTNSKNLHRSQV; encoded by the exons ATGGAAGCGGGAGACCTGTCTGAAGGAGAGGCTGGGGGTTCGATTCATTCCCTTGTGGCTGTCTCTGGAATGAGCGCGGAATGCGGCGAGGACGGAAGTGCCGGTACCCCCCTGAGCAAGGACAGCGCTTCCTCACTACCGCAGGAGATCGAGAGAGAAACCTGGACCAGGCAGATGGACTTCATCATGTCCTGCGTTGGTTTTGCTGTCGGCTTGGGCAATGTGTGGCGCTTTCCTTACCTTTGCTACAAGAATGGAGGAG GTGTGTTCCTCATCCCTTACTTGCTGATGGTGTTCATCGGGGGCATCCCCGTCTTCTTCCTGGAAATCGCGTTGGGGCAGTTCATGAAGCAGGGAGGGGTTTCTGCCTGGAACATCGCACCCCTTTTCAAAG GTTTGGGCTTGGCCTCAATGGTGATTGTGTTCTTCTGCAACACCTACTACATCATGATTCTGGTGTGGGGTCTGTATTTTCTCTTCCACTCTTTCACCAATCCGCTCCCGTGGGCCACCTGTGGCCACGCTTGGAACACGCCCAACTGTACCGAGGACTTCCGCCGCACCTGCCACAACGACAGTGTCGACTCACCCGTCCAACCATCATCCCAACCGCTTGTCACCAGTATTGACTCACCTGCTGTCCAAAGCTCGCCCTCAAACCAGTCACTCCTTAGCAACAGCTGCATGTTGACGGAAGGCATGCGCTCACCAGTCATCGAGTTCTGGGA ACATAAAGTTCTCCATCTGTCGAGTGGGCTTCATGAGCCGGGTACCATCAACTACGAGGTGGTGCTGTGCCTCCTTGCCACTTGGGTCCTTGTTTACTTCTGCATATGGAAAGGAGTTAAAAGCACCGGCAAG GTTGTATACTTCACGGCTGTGTTCCCGTATGTGGTTCTGATTATTCTATTGGTGCATGGTGCCACCCTACCTGGAGCAGTCGATGGGATTGTGTACTACCTGAAACCAGATTGGTCCAAACTAGGAGAAGCGCAG GTGTGGATTGATGCTGGAACACAGATTTTCTTCTCATATGCTATCGGGCTGGGTGCCCTGACTGCGCTTGGCAGCTATAACCGCTTTTATTACAACTCTTACCA GGATGCGTTTGTGCTGGCAGTCATTAACAGCGGAACCAGCTTCTTTGCAGGCTTTGTCGTCTTCTCTGTGTTGGGCTTCATGGCTGCAGAGCAAGGCGTGCACATCAGTAAGGTAGCTGAGAGTG GACCTGGCCTGGCATTTATAGCCTACCCTAAGGCTGTGACTTTGATGCCTCTAGCACCAGTCTGGGCAGCACTCTTCTTCTTTATGTTACTTGTACTTGGTCTGGACAGTCAG tttgTTGGGGTAGAAGGTTTCATAACTGGACTCATGGACATGCTTCCTCCCAAGTCCGCCCAGGGCTGCTTGCGACGAGAGGTGGTCGCAGCCGTCTGCTGTGTCATCTGCGTCCTCATTGACATCTCCATGATCACCGAG GGAGGGATGTACGTCTTCCAGTTGTTTGACTACTACTCTGCCAGTGGCATCACTCTGCTGTGGCAGGCGTTCTGGGAGTGCGTGGTGATTGCGTGGGTCTACG ACCGTTTCATGGACGACGTGGCCCGTATGATCGGCTATCATCCCCTTCCCTACATGAAGTGGTGCTGGTCCTACATCACGCCCATTGTCTGCATG GGAGTGTTTCTATTCCATGTGGTGAACTACAAGCCTCTAACCTACAACAACGTCTACACATACCCATGGTGGGGTGAACTTTGTGGCTGGATATTGGCCCTTTCCTCCATGCTGTGTATCCCGCTCACTGTTGTGTACAAGCTGCTGCGCTCTACCGGATCACTTCAGGAG CGGTGGAAACGCCTCATAACCCCACGATGGGGCAGACATCACCTGGAGTATCTTATCCCGGAGAATGAAGGCATGCTGCTGCGGACCAATTCCAAGAATCTTCATCGCTCCCAAGTGTAG